In a genomic window of Candidatus Poribacteria bacterium:
- a CDS encoding NAD(P)-dependent oxidoreductase produces MKVLITGASGRLGEYVIRELATEHSLVLMSRRTPPDEFSHLPFIQGDLNNFEDCQRAVEGVDAIQHLGAQPGPVDHPDLRASAEERGIPFDATFKTNMLGTYYLMQAAIEADVQTVVMSGSNCALGHGFRISKTHIPIDYLPIDEDHPCYPEDSYSFSKRCGEDLLASYTRAYGIRTYITRPAGISPEERRKQMAENAKPTTAWTPWLWCWVGSEDVASAHRLIMEKADMLSPHDVYFLNADDTSALEPSQELVARFKPEFLPKVRALQGHQSFINCDKLKNAVGWQHETSWR; encoded by the coding sequence ATGAAAGTATTGATAACTGGTGCAAGCGGTAGACTCGGCGAGTATGTGATCCGAGAATTGGCAACAGAACACTCGCTGGTACTAATGTCGCGCAGAACGCCACCCGACGAATTCTCACATCTGCCCTTTATTCAAGGCGATCTGAACAACTTTGAGGACTGTCAGCGTGCCGTTGAAGGTGTGGACGCTATCCAACACCTCGGGGCACAACCGGGCCCCGTAGACCACCCAGATTTACGGGCAAGTGCTGAAGAGAGGGGTATCCCCTTCGATGCAACCTTCAAAACGAACATGCTCGGCACCTACTACCTCATGCAAGCCGCGATTGAGGCAGATGTCCAAACGGTCGTGATGTCCGGCAGCAATTGCGCATTAGGACACGGGTTTCGGATCAGCAAAACCCACATTCCCATAGACTATCTGCCGATAGATGAAGACCATCCGTGTTACCCTGAAGATTCTTATAGTTTCTCTAAACGCTGCGGCGAGGATTTGTTGGCGAGTTATACCCGTGCGTACGGTATCCGAACATATATTACACGTCCGGCAGGTATCAGTCCAGAGGAACGGCGAAAGCAGATGGCTGAAAATGCCAAACCGACAACTGCTTGGACACCGTGGCTCTGGTGTTGGGTAGGCAGTGAAGATGTTGCCAGCGCGCACCGCCTGATTATGGAAAAGGCAGACATGCTGTCGCCGCACGATGTCTATTTTCTAAACGCAGATGATACTTCGGCATTGGAACCTTCTCAAGAACTCGTTGCGCGTTTTAAACCCGAATTCCTTCCAAAAGTGA
- a CDS encoding acetylxylan esterase has product MGDQTVYNAETHFKNLYDTVPRQYEFQATTQEELVAWQANFRPELKKILGLDNMESDLAGYVPKAEQLEVLDMDNHFRESWYLWVEPTVPLPFYLLRPKTIEGKLPLILAPHGHNHPHIYAGIAGTEAEEKHMLEGERDIARQAVVEEGYIAIAPTTRAFGETRTDADKQADNTHSCRHQLVHSILVGRTPIGERVWDMSRLIDWAIKDLPVDAERIAITGNSGGGTVSLFAAACETRISVAVPSCYFCTFEGSIGMIRHCECNYVPGVMRLGEMYDVAGLIAPRPFCAVAGRDDGIFPIDHVEFAYERLKEIYTVAGVEDRCELFIGDGGHRYYKAGAWPFVRRYFEK; this is encoded by the coding sequence ATGGGGGACCAAACAGTGTACAACGCTGAAACACATTTCAAGAACCTATATGACACCGTTCCGAGGCAGTATGAATTTCAGGCGACTACACAAGAAGAGTTGGTGGCATGGCAAGCCAACTTTCGTCCAGAATTGAAGAAGATCCTCGGTTTAGATAATATGGAATCCGATTTAGCAGGGTATGTCCCGAAAGCCGAACAACTCGAAGTCTTGGATATGGACAACCACTTCCGCGAAAGCTGGTATCTGTGGGTAGAACCGACGGTCCCGCTGCCGTTTTATCTGCTTCGTCCGAAAACGATTGAAGGCAAACTGCCGTTGATTCTTGCACCACATGGACATAATCATCCGCATATTTATGCAGGTATCGCTGGCACAGAAGCAGAAGAAAAACATATGCTGGAAGGTGAGCGCGACATTGCACGGCAGGCGGTTGTTGAGGAAGGTTATATTGCCATTGCACCGACAACGCGGGCGTTTGGTGAAACACGCACTGATGCCGATAAACAAGCCGATAATACGCACTCCTGCCGACACCAGTTGGTTCATAGCATACTTGTTGGGCGCACCCCAATCGGTGAACGGGTGTGGGACATGTCGCGCCTCATTGATTGGGCAATCAAAGACCTGCCGGTAGATGCCGAACGGATCGCGATTACCGGTAATTCTGGTGGCGGGACAGTCTCGCTTTTCGCGGCGGCATGCGAGACGCGCATCTCAGTTGCCGTGCCGAGTTGCTATTTCTGCACATTTGAAGGGAGCATCGGCATGATCCGCCATTGCGAATGTAACTATGTGCCGGGAGTCATGCGGCTTGGAGAGATGTATGATGTCGCAGGTTTAATCGCGCCGCGTCCATTTTGCGCGGTTGCAGGACGCGATGACGGAATCTTCCCAATAGACCACGTTGAATTCGCTTATGAACGGTTAAAAGAAATCTATACAGTGGCAGGTGTCGAGGATAGGTGTGAACTTTTTATTGGGGACGGTGGACACCGCTATTACAAAGCGGGTGCATGGCCCTTTGTGCGTCGGTACTTCGAGAAATAA
- a CDS encoding undecaprenyl-phosphate glucose phosphotransferase has product MGLQIPTYIPSMNKKTLDHLLIALTVLFDLCFVATAIVVAYWVRFESGWIPETLALHKGGTPPLDDYFRLIPLMAIIWLTTLKALRLYRLESNATVSAFWTLCKASGIALIATLAALFFIYHHDAYSRWVMLLAAGFSLVWLFFGRLVLHRFRQAIHAQGVGVSRVALIGYDARSEQFINTLQTKPNSGYELVGIVTETADADDLGVQYLEGQNILEIVQKHRLDTLFILSPAVPNDAILQILHVCEGVPIQINVLPELSEFIIGGNAITLFEGIPVLQLRETPMQGVSGIVKRLIDIVFSLFALIVLSPLMLAIAVIIRLTSPGKAIFRQERVGRAGKPFNIYKFRSMRADAEYKVGHVWAETDDPRQTSLGKFLRRWSLDELPQFFNVLKGDMSLVGPRPEMSGLIDTFSESIPHYLARQRVKSGMTGWAQVNGLRGNTSLEERISYDRYYIENWSLALDIKIILKTLWAIKKG; this is encoded by the coding sequence ATGGGTTTGCAAATTCCAACCTATATTCCGTCAATGAACAAGAAAACGCTCGATCATTTGCTAATCGCGCTTACAGTTTTATTTGATCTCTGTTTCGTTGCCACCGCAATTGTTGTCGCGTATTGGGTTCGGTTTGAATCCGGTTGGATACCTGAAACCCTCGCGTTACATAAAGGCGGCACCCCGCCACTTGATGACTATTTCCGACTCATTCCGTTGATGGCGATTATCTGGTTGACGACGCTGAAGGCATTAAGACTCTATCGACTCGAAAGCAACGCGACCGTTTCAGCGTTCTGGACACTTTGCAAAGCCTCTGGTATCGCGCTCATTGCCACGTTAGCCGCCCTCTTTTTCATCTATCACCATGATGCCTACTCACGTTGGGTCATGCTGCTCGCCGCTGGTTTCAGTCTCGTTTGGTTGTTTTTCGGGCGACTCGTTCTCCATCGTTTTCGTCAGGCAATTCATGCACAAGGTGTCGGTGTGAGTCGTGTAGCACTCATCGGTTATGACGCACGATCTGAGCAGTTTATCAATACTTTGCAGACGAAACCGAATAGTGGATACGAATTGGTAGGGATCGTCACCGAAACAGCAGACGCTGACGATTTGGGTGTCCAGTACCTTGAAGGTCAGAATATACTTGAAATCGTGCAAAAACATAGGCTTGACACACTCTTTATTTTATCGCCTGCGGTGCCGAATGACGCTATCCTCCAAATCCTCCACGTCTGCGAAGGCGTCCCTATCCAAATTAATGTTCTACCGGAACTCTCCGAATTTATCATCGGCGGTAACGCTATCACTCTTTTTGAGGGTATACCGGTGCTACAATTGCGGGAGACACCGATGCAGGGCGTGAGCGGTATCGTCAAACGTCTGATAGACATCGTTTTCAGTCTGTTTGCCTTGATAGTGTTAAGTCCGCTCATGTTAGCAATCGCGGTTATTATACGCCTGACATCGCCCGGCAAAGCGATTTTTCGGCAGGAACGGGTCGGCAGAGCCGGAAAGCCTTTCAATATCTACAAATTCCGTTCTATGCGCGCCGATGCCGAGTACAAAGTGGGGCATGTCTGGGCAGAAACCGACGATCCGAGACAGACCTCGCTCGGCAAATTTCTCAGACGCTGGAGTTTAGATGAATTGCCTCAATTTTTCAATGTCCTCAAGGGCGATATGAGTCTCGTTGGACCGAGACCAGAGATGTCGGGTCTGATTGACACGTTCAGTGAATCGATTCCGCATTATCTCGCACGGCAGCGCGTCAAATCGGGTATGACCGGTTGGGCACAAGTCAACGGTTTGCGGGGCAACACCTCTCTTGAAGAGCGGATCTCTTATGACCGGTACTACATCGAAAATTGGTCGCTCGCCTTGGATATCAAGATCATTTTGAAAACGTTATGGGCAATCAAAAAAGGTTAG
- a CDS encoding Gfo/Idh/MocA family oxidoreductase — protein sequence MANQLKVGIVGAHRGSSYVAPFKAIAETEVTAFCDLNEDTLQGVTERFDVPQQFTDYGAMLDAVDLVVLATPENLHVPQSIEALEAGKHVISEVTAAVNLEECYDLVRAVRKASAKYTMAENTCYSKSNVLIRSMVEAGMFGDVYFGEGEYLHNIKSLHHDAEGNPTWRYYWQVGINRCNYATHSLGPVLQWFGSRVASVSCLGTGVNTDPEHAMEDTVMMLCKTDCGGLIKIRIDMLSNRPANSYFSLQGTDGCYESSRGLGAAPKLWLSEFGISEQWRPLSQFEDCLPERWKNPPAEAENAGDLGEYFKVRDFVDSILTDTNPPLDVYTAMDFTVPGLVSEQSIANGGTPIEVPNFREIE from the coding sequence ATGGCGAATCAACTGAAAGTGGGGATTGTTGGTGCACATCGCGGCAGTTCTTATGTCGCGCCTTTTAAAGCGATCGCAGAAACCGAGGTGACGGCGTTCTGTGACCTCAATGAAGACACGCTTCAGGGCGTCACTGAACGGTTTGATGTCCCGCAGCAGTTTACAGATTATGGAGCAATGCTGGACGCGGTGGATCTTGTCGTGCTTGCAACACCGGAAAATCTGCACGTACCGCAGTCGATCGAAGCGTTGGAAGCCGGAAAACACGTCATCAGCGAAGTAACTGCCGCTGTCAACTTAGAGGAATGCTACGATTTAGTGCGGGCGGTTCGGAAGGCATCTGCGAAGTATACGATGGCTGAAAATACGTGTTATTCTAAGTCCAATGTGCTGATCCGCAGCATGGTAGAGGCGGGTATGTTCGGGGATGTCTATTTCGGAGAAGGCGAATACCTCCACAACATTAAGTCGCTCCATCACGATGCAGAAGGCAATCCAACATGGCGTTATTACTGGCAAGTCGGTATTAATCGGTGTAATTATGCAACGCATAGCCTCGGTCCAGTACTCCAATGGTTTGGCAGTCGTGTTGCGAGTGTTTCTTGTCTCGGTACTGGCGTTAACACTGACCCTGAGCATGCGATGGAAGATACGGTGATGATGCTGTGTAAAACGGACTGTGGTGGGTTAATTAAGATTCGGATTGATATGCTCTCGAATCGCCCAGCAAATTCCTATTTCAGTTTACAAGGGACAGACGGGTGTTATGAGAGTTCGCGTGGACTCGGTGCAGCGCCGAAACTCTGGTTAAGCGAGTTCGGCATAAGTGAACAGTGGCGACCACTCTCCCAATTTGAAGACTGCCTACCCGAACGGTGGAAAAATCCGCCTGCTGAGGCTGAAAATGCTGGCGACCTCGGCGAGTATTTCAAGGTGCGGGACTTCGTTGATAGTATCCTGACTGATACAAATCCGCCGCTGGATGTTTATACGGCGATGGATTTCACGGTGCCGGGCTTGGTCTCAGAGCAATCTATTGCGAACGGTGGTACGCCGATAGAGGTTCCAAATTTCCGAGAGATTGAATGA
- a CDS encoding WD40 repeat domain-containing protein, producing the protein MKVKLFSVFLALIVISMLSLPKTFAEYESYTQLGLPEGAKARLGKGWISETAYSALAYAPDGARLAVASSVGIWLYDVETGEELDLLVGHTDVVNSVAFSPDGETIISGSRDKSVRLWDTNTGNPVRTFTGHTGGINSVAFSPDGGTIISGSSDKTVRLWDTSTGDLVRIFTGHRASVSSVGFSPDSETLVSGSSDRMVRLWDVDTGKLLHTLMEHTYSVKSVVFSPDGKTVISASRDRTMCLWAVETGDLLHTFAGHVDSVNSIAFSPDGRTIVSGSSDKTVRLWNVNTRAVIDTLTEHTGWVLSVAFSPDGKTIATGSQNNTLRLWDANTGKLIRTLTKHTSPVLSVAFSPDGRTIAIGNQDKIVQLWEANTGKLFRTLIGHTDGVDSVAFSPDGKTIVSASRNNALRLWDANTGKLIRTRSGYPSSVESVAFSPDGQALVSGGWDSTLRLWDANTGNPIHTREGYRSWIDNVSFSPNGKTILGASWNSIRLWDANTGNIIRTFIGHTDGVSGVAFSPNGRTIVSGSRDGTIRLWDADTGNLFRTLTGHKKAVDSVAFSPDGRTIVSGGREGTIRLWDVNTGNQTLVKNTSSVRSVSFSPDGETLVTGEDGSRYGILRLWDVSTGKLIRTITAHWHSVDSVSFSPDGRTIVSGSPDKSVRLWDATTGDLLHILMGHTNGVNSVSFSPDGETFVSGGGDNKIRLWDANTGKRIRTFTELANGVNNVSFSPDGQTIISSSWDKAIRLWDVNTGKLIRTFTGHTSRIRGVVFSPDGETIVSSGWDKTLRLWEADTVTLIRTLTDHTSSVESVSFSPDGQTLVSGSRDNTVRLWDANTGNPIRTLTGHADWVNSVSFSPNGEIFATGSQDRTVRLWDANTANRLRVRIFTGHTREVNSIAFSPDGETLVTGSSDGTVLLWELIPGSVFE; encoded by the coding sequence ATGAAAGTAAAGTTGTTTTCGGTTTTTTTGGCACTTATTGTGATTTCAATGCTGTCCTTACCCAAAACCTTCGCTGAATATGAAAGCTATACGCAATTAGGCCTACCTGAGGGTGCGAAAGCGCGTCTCGGTAAAGGCTGGATAAGCGAAACCGCTTATTCCGCGCTTGCCTACGCCCCCGATGGTGCGCGCCTTGCTGTGGCGAGTAGTGTCGGTATTTGGCTTTATGACGTGGAGACAGGTGAAGAACTCGATCTGCTCGTAGGGCATACGGATGTGGTCAATAGCGTAGCGTTTAGTCCGGATGGCGAGACTATCATTAGCGGGAGTCGGGACAAGTCGGTCCGTTTATGGGACACAAACACTGGCAATCCCGTCCGGACATTCACAGGGCATACGGGGGGCATCAATAGCGTAGCGTTTAGTCCAGACGGAGGGACTATCATTAGCGGCAGTAGTGACAAGACGGTCCGGTTATGGGATACCAGCACGGGCGACCTCGTCCGTATATTCACAGGGCATAGGGCTTCGGTCAGTAGCGTAGGCTTTAGCCCGGATAGTGAGACGCTCGTTAGCGGCAGTAGTGATAGGATGGTGCGTTTATGGGATGTTGATACTGGCAAACTCCTCCACACACTCATGGAGCATACGTATTCGGTTAAGAGCGTAGTGTTTTCGCCTGATGGTAAGACAGTTATTAGTGCGAGTCGGGACAGGACGATGTGTTTATGGGCTGTTGAGACCGGCGATCTCCTCCATACATTCGCAGGGCATGTGGATTCAGTGAATAGCATAGCGTTTTCGCCGGATGGACGAACGATAGTTAGCGGCAGTAGCGACAAAACAGTCCGGTTATGGAATGTGAACACTCGCGCTGTCATCGACACACTCACAGAGCATACAGGTTGGGTCCTTAGCGTAGCGTTTTCGCCCGATGGAAAAACCATCGCGACTGGCAGTCAGAATAATACACTCCGTTTATGGGATGCGAACACCGGAAAACTCATCCGAACACTCACGAAGCACACGAGTCCGGTGCTTAGCGTTGCGTTCTCTCCGGATGGACGAACGATCGCTATTGGCAACCAGGACAAGATAGTCCAGTTATGGGAGGCGAACACTGGCAAACTCTTCCGAACACTCATAGGGCATACGGATGGGGTCGATAGTGTAGCGTTTTCGCCGGATGGAAAAACGATCGTTAGCGCGAGTCGGAACAATGCGCTCCGTTTATGGGATGCGAACACCGGAAAACTCATCCGAACACGCTCCGGATACCCGAGTTCGGTTGAGAGTGTAGCGTTTTCGCCGGATGGACAGGCACTCGTTAGCGGGGGTTGGGATAGCACCCTCCGTTTATGGGATGCGAACACTGGTAACCCCATTCACACACGCGAGGGGTATAGGAGTTGGATTGATAATGTATCGTTTTCGCCGAATGGAAAAACGATCCTTGGCGCGAGTTGGAACAGTATCCGTTTATGGGACGCGAACACGGGCAACATTATCCGAACATTCATAGGACATACGGATGGGGTCAGTGGCGTAGCATTTTCGCCGAATGGACGAACAATCGTTAGCGGCAGTAGGGACGGTACGATCCGCTTATGGGATGCAGACACCGGCAACCTCTTCCGAACGCTCACGGGGCATAAGAAGGCAGTCGATAGCGTAGCGTTTTCGCCGGATGGACGAACAATCGTTAGCGGCGGTAGGGAGGGTACGATCCGTTTATGGGATGTGAATACGGGCAATCAAACGCTTGTAAAAAATACGTCTTCGGTCAGAAGCGTATCGTTTTCGCCGGATGGAGAGACTCTCGTTACCGGGGAGGATGGATCCAGATACGGCATCCTCCGTTTATGGGATGTGAGCACCGGAAAACTCATCCGAACAATCACAGCGCATTGGCATTCGGTCGATAGCGTATCGTTTTCACCGGATGGACGAACGATCGTTAGTGGGAGTCCAGACAAGTCGGTCCGTTTATGGGATGCGACTACCGGCGACCTCCTCCACATACTCATGGGACATACCAATGGTGTCAATAGCGTATCGTTTTCGCCGGATGGAGAGACATTCGTTAGCGGTGGTGGAGACAATAAGATTCGTTTATGGGACGCGAATACGGGCAAACGCATCCGAACATTTACAGAACTTGCGAATGGTGTCAATAACGTATCGTTTTCGCCGGATGGACAAACGATCATTAGTAGCAGTTGGGACAAGGCGATCCGTTTATGGGATGTGAACACCGGAAAACTCATCCGAACATTCACGGGGCATACGAGTAGGATCCGTGGCGTTGTGTTTTCACCTGATGGCGAGACTATCGTTAGCAGCGGTTGGGACAAGACACTTCGGTTATGGGAAGCAGATACCGTCACCCTCATTCGGACACTCACGGATCATACGAGTTCCGTCGAGAGCGTATCGTTTTCGCCGGATGGACAAACGCTTGTTAGCGGGAGTCGAGACAATACAGTCCGTTTGTGGGATGCAAACACGGGTAACCCGATCCGTACACTCACAGGACATGCTGATTGGGTTAATAGCGTATCGTTTTCGCCGAATGGAGAGATTTTCGCGACTGGCAGTCAGGACCGTACGGTGCGTTTGTGGGATGCGAACACCGCCAACCGCCTCCGTGTCCGCATATTCACGGGGCATACGCGTGAAGTGAATAGCATTGCGTTTTCGCCGGATGGAGAGACGCTCGTTACCGGGAGTTCAGACGGCACAGTCTTGTTGTGGGAACTCATACCGGGCTCCGTTTTTGAATGA